A window of Candidatus Kryptoniota bacterium genomic DNA:
GGTTGAGATAATGAATGACGAGACGCTCGAGCTCCTTGCAAAGGAATCGTTAACTCATGTCCAGGCAGGAGCGGATATGGTGGCGCCGAGTGACATGATGGACGGAAGAGTGGAAGCAATACGAACCCTTCTCGACGAAAACGGATTTCTCTCGACACCCATCATGAGTTATGCCGCCAAGTATGCCTCGGGCTTTTACGGACCGTTCCGCGAGGCCGCGGAATCGACTCCGAAGTTCGGGGACAGGAAAAGTCACCAGATGGATCCGGCCAACTCCAACGAGGCGGTACGCGAAGTCGCGCTCGACATCGACGAGGGTGCCGATATCGTCATGGTGAAACCTGCACTCGCGTATCTCGACGTGATCTACCGGGTCAAGAACGAATTCAGGATGCCCACCGCCGCTTACCAGGTCAGCGGAGAGTACTCGATGATCAAAGCCGCGGCGAAAAATGGCTGGCTCGATGAACAGCGCATCATGTTGGAGACATTAACCGCGATAAAGAGGGCTGGCGCAGATCTGATCCTGACTTATTACGCCGTCGACGCGGCAAGACTCTTAAAGAAACAATAACGGATGCTGTCGGCGGAATCGTTCGCTGATAGGGCGATTGCTCTTCGGATCGTGTCGTTGTCGCTGTACCATGAAGTATCTTGCAGTTCCAAATCATTATTTCGCGTGACCTGATGGAGACCGCATTCGTCACGGGGGCTAACGGGCTTGTCGGGTCAAATCTATGTCACAAACTCTCAGAGCTCGGCTATACCGTCGTTGCGATGGTGCGCGGAAACTCTGACATCGTCGGGCTGAACGGTTTCAGAGGAAAGAAGGTTCGAGGTGACATCATGGATTCCGACTCGCTCGTGAAATTAATTGAAGGTTCGGATTACGTCTTCCATACAGCCGGGTTGGTCAGCTTCGACAACAGGAGACGTAAAGAGTTGCTTCGTATCAACGTTGAAGGGACGCGGAACGTTATGCAGGCCGCAAGAAAAGCAAACGTCAAGAAGGTGGTACACACAAGTTCCGTGGCGGCCATAGGGATTCCACGCTCCGGTGTCGAGATGGCGGATGAATCGACCGAATACAATAAGTTTCGGTACAGAATCGCTTATGCCGACAGCAGGCATCTTGGCGAAATGGAAGTAAGGAAGGCGGTTGACTCGGGCTTGGATGCAGTTATAATAAACCCCGCCTCGATCGTAGGCCCGCGCGACGTGTATTCTCATTTTGGGGTTCTGCTCAAATTATTCAAGGATAAGAAGATTGTGCCGTACGTGCCGGGAGGAATGTGCGTCGTCGATGTCGATGACGTTGTCTCAGGTGAAATATCCGCGCTGAAATCGGGACGAAGCGGTGAAAGATATATTATCGGGGGAGAAAATCTCTCGTTCAAAGAGCTGTTCGCGAAGATCGCGGGAATCGTGAATGCATCTCCGCCGAATTTGCGGATTCCGATATGGGCAGCGAGATGTGCTGCATCGATTTTCGAAATACTATCCGCGATAACCGGAAAGCCTCCCGTTCTAACAAAAGCCCATGTTGCGAGCGCGACTCTTCCGCATTATTATTCATTCGCGAAAGCGAAACGGGAACTCGGAATTGAACCGCATCCAATCGATCGTGCGATTCAGAAAGCATATGAATGGTACGAGGACAATGGACTCATGTGATCGCGAAATCGGAATGTCTTTGTCGATGAGTGGCGGACGATCCATGAAGGGAAGAGCGGTCGCTTTATCGTATCGGATTAATACGGACCCTCTCTCTTGCTTTTCATCAGAGACAGTCGGCGAGCATTATCTGAACGTGCGGCGTGCGGTTAGACAAACTCAATATTACAAAGAATGCATTATGGATTGGAA
This region includes:
- the hemB gene encoding porphobilinogen synthase, with amino-acid sequence MTEYQKKTGFPTVRMRRLRMTESIREMVRETVLQPSDFIYPMFVVPGKKVRHEISSMPNVYQLSVDELVRECDQVVKSGVKSVILFGIPSHKDEFGSEAYDENGIVQQAIRELKKQLPELFIITDVCLCEYTSHGHCGVLKEIAPGQVEIMNDETLELLAKESLTHVQAGADMVAPSDMMDGRVEAIRTLLDENGFLSTPIMSYAAKYASGFYGPFREAAESTPKFGDRKSHQMDPANSNEAVREVALDIDEGADIVMVKPALAYLDVIYRVKNEFRMPTAAYQVSGEYSMIKAAAKNGWLDEQRIMLETLTAIKRAGADLILTYYAVDAARLLKKQ
- a CDS encoding NAD-dependent epimerase/dehydratase family protein, coding for MQFQIIISRDLMETAFVTGANGLVGSNLCHKLSELGYTVVAMVRGNSDIVGLNGFRGKKVRGDIMDSDSLVKLIEGSDYVFHTAGLVSFDNRRRKELLRINVEGTRNVMQAARKANVKKVVHTSSVAAIGIPRSGVEMADESTEYNKFRYRIAYADSRHLGEMEVRKAVDSGLDAVIINPASIVGPRDVYSHFGVLLKLFKDKKIVPYVPGGMCVVDVDDVVSGEISALKSGRSGERYIIGGENLSFKELFAKIAGIVNASPPNLRIPIWAARCAASIFEILSAITGKPPVLTKAHVASATLPHYYSFAKAKRELGIEPHPIDRAIQKAYEWYEDNGLM